Proteins encoded by one window of Camelus dromedarius isolate mCamDro1 chromosome 27, mCamDro1.pat, whole genome shotgun sequence:
- the ADAMTS10 gene encoding A disintegrin and metalloproteinase with thrombospondin motifs 10 isoform X4, producing MAPACQILRWALALGLGLAFEVTHAFRSQDEFLSSLESYEIAFPTRVDHNGALLAFSPPTPRRQRRGTGPLTESRLFYKVAAPSTHFLLNLTRNPRLVAGHVSVEYWTREGLAWQRAARPHCLYAGHLQGQPSTSHVAISTCGGLHGLIVADEEEYLIEPLQGGPKGHRAPEESGPHVVYKRSSLRHPHLDTACGVRDEKPWKGRPWWLRTLKPPPARPLGNETERGQPGLKRSVSRERYVETLVVADKMMVAYHGRRDVEQYVLAIMNIVAKLFQDSSLGNIVNILVTRLILLTEDQPTLEITHHAGKSLDSFCKWQKSIVNHSGHGNAIPENGVANHDTAVLITRYDICIYKNKPCGTLGLAPVGGMCERERSCSINEDIGLATAFTIAHEIGHTFGMNHDGVGNSCGARGQDPAKLMAAHITMKTNPFVWSSCSRDYITSFLDSGLGLCLNNRPPRQDFVYPTVAPGQAYDADEQCRFQHGVKSRQCKYGEVCSELWCLSKSNRCITNSIPAAEGTLCQTHTIDKGWCYKRVCVPFGSRPEGVDGAWGPWTPWGDCSRTCGGGVSSSSRHCDSPRPTIGGKYCLGERRRHRSCNTDDCPPGSQDFREMQCSEFDSVPFRGKFYTWKTYRGGGVKACSLTCLAEGFNFYTERAAAVVDGTPCRPDTVDICVSGECKHVGCDRVLGSDLREDKCRVCGGDGSACETIEGVFSSALLGAGYEEVVWIPKGSVHIFIQDLNLSVSHVALKGDQESLLLEGMPGTPQPHRLPLAGTTFQLRQGPDQTQSLEALGPINTSLIIMVLARTELPALRYRFNAPIARDALPPYSWHYVPWTKCSAQCAGARCRPWSAAISWTAQPWPPTTAVPTASCPRGNAPATRSLAHQTGL from the exons ATGGCTCCCGCCTGCCAAATCCTCCGCTGGGCCCTCGCCCTGGGGCTGGGCCTCGCGTTCGAGGTCACGCATGCCTTCCGGTCTCAAG ATGAGTTCCTGTCCAGTCTGGAGAGCTATGAGATCGCCTTCCCCACCCGAGTGGACCACAACGGGGCTCTGCTGGCCTTCTCGCCCCCAACCCCCCGGAGGCAGCGTCGGGGCACGGGGCCCCTAACAGAGTCCCGCCTCTTCTACAAGGTGGCCGCCCCCAGCACCCACTTCCTGCTGAACCTGACCCGCAACCCCCGCCTCGTGGCAGGGCACGTCTCCGTGGAATACTGGACTCGAGAGGGCCTGGCCTGGCAGAGGGCTGCCCGGCCCCACTGCCTCTATGCCGGCCACCTGCAGGGCCAGCCCAGCACCTCCCACGTGGCCATCAGCACGTGTGGGGGCCTG CATGGCCTGATTGTGGCAGATGAGGAAGAATACTTGATCGAGCCCCTGCAAGGTGGACCCAAGGGGCACCGTGCCCCAGAGGAGAGTGGCCCCCACGTGGTGTACAAGCGTTCCTCCCTGCGTCACCCCCACCTGGACACAGCCTGTGGAGTGAGAG ATGAGAAACCATGGAAGGGGCGGCCGTGGTGGTTGCGCACTCTGAAACCACCCCCTGCCCGGCCCCTCGGGAATGAAACGGAGCGTGGCCAGCCCGGCCTGAAGCGCTCGGTCAGCCGGGAGCGCTATGTGGAGACCCTGGTGGTGGCCGACAAGATGATGGTGGCCTACCACGGGCGCCGAGATGTGGAACAGTACGTGCTGGCCATCATGAACATT GTTGCCAAACTTTTCCAGGACTCAAGTCTGGGAAACATCGTTAATATCCTGGTAACACGCCTCATCCTGCTCACGGAGGACCAG CCCACCCTGGAGATCACCCACCACGCCGGGAAGTCCCTGGACAGCTTCTGTAAGTGGCAGAAATCCATCGTGAACCACAGTGGCCATGGCAACGCCATTCCTGAAAACGGCGTGGCCAACCATGACACAGCGGTGCTCATCACGcg CTATGACATCTGCATCTACAAGAACAAACCCTGCGGCACACTAG GCCTGGCTCCCGTGGGCGGGATGTGCGAGCGAGAGCGAAGTTGCAGCATCAACGAGGACATCGGCCTGGCCACGGCGTTCACCATTGCCCACGAGATCGGACACAC GTTTGGCATGAACCATGATGGCGTGGGGAACAGCTGCGGGGCCCGTGGCCAGGACCCGGCGAAGCTCATGGCTGCTCACATCACCATGAAGACCAACCCGTTTGTGTGGTCCTCCTGCAGCCGTGACTACATCACCAGTTTTCTGGA CTCAGGCCTGGGGCTCTGCCTGAACAATCGGCCCCCCAGACAGGACTTCGTGTACCCAACGGTGGCCCCTGGCCAGGCCTACGACGCAGACGAACAGTGCCGCTTCCAGCATGGAGTCAAATCGCGTCAGTGTAAATACGGG GAGGTCTGCAGCGAGTTGTGGTGTCTGAGCAAGAGCAACCGGTGCATCACCAACAGCATCCCGGCCGCGGAGGGCACGCTGTGTCAGACACACACCATCGACAAGGGG TGGTGCTACAAGCGTGTCTGCGTCCCCTTCGGATCGCGGCCGGAGGGCGTGGACGGGGCCTGGGGCCCGTGGACTCCGTGGGGCGACTGCAGCCGGACGTGCGGCGGCGGCGTGTCCTCCTCCAGCCGTCACTGCGACAGCCCCAG GCCGACGATCGGGGGCAAGTACTGCCTGGGCGAGAGACGGCGGCACCGCTCCTGCAACACCGAC gacTGTCCCCCAGGCTCCCAGGACTTCAGGGAAATGCAGTGCTCTGAATTTGACAGCGTTCCCTTCCGTGGGAAATTCTACACGTGGAAGACGTACCGAGGAG GGGGCGTGAAGGCCTGCTCGCTCACGTGCCTAGCCGAAGGCTTCAACTTCTACACGGAGAGGGCGGCGGCTGTGGTAGACGGAACGCCCTGCCGCCCAGACACAGTGGACATTTGTGTCAGCGGCGAGTGCAAG CACGTGGGCTGTGACCGCGTCCTGGGCTCTGATCTCCGGGAGGACAAGTGCCGAGTGTGCGGGGGTGACGGCAGCGCCTGTGAAACCATCGAGGGGGTCTTCAGCTCAGCCTTGCTTGGGGCTG GATACGAGGAAGTCGTCTGGATCCCCAAAGGCTCTGTCCACATTTTCATCCAGGACCTGAACCTCTCCGTCAGTCACGTGG CCCTGAAGGGGGACCAGGAGTCCTTGCTGCTGGAGGGGATGCCTGGGACCCCCCAGCCCCACCGCCTGCCTCTGGCTGGGACCACCTTTCAGCTGCGACAAGGGCCAGATCAGACACAGAGCCTCGAAGCCCTGGGACCCATTAACACATCTCTCATCATCATG GTGTTGGCCCGAACAGAGCTGCCTGCCCTCCGCTACCGTTTCAACGCGCCCATTGCCCGAGATGCCCTGCCCCCCTACTCCTGGCACTACGTGCCCTGGACGAAGTGCTCAGCCCAGTGTGCTGGCG CCAGGTGCAGGCCGTGGAGTGCCGCAATCAGCTGGACAGCTCAGCCGTGGCCCCCCACCACTGCAGTGCCCACAGCAAGCTGCCCAAGAGGCAACGCGCCTGCAACACGGAGCCTTGCCCACCAGA ctggGTTGTAG